Below is a genomic region from Anoxybacillus flavithermus.
TATACCCTTTGACAAATCCGTATGCCGTTTTGTCGGCAACTGTACCAATCGTTCCAGCACGATATACGTTATCTTCACCGAATAGCACTTTCGTATAGTTATGCGCTCGCGGTTGATACTCTCCCGAAAAGTTCAAGTCAATATCTGGTACTTTATCACCTTTGAACCCTAAAAACGTCTCGAACGGAATGTCGTGACCATCTTTATTGTACCGCGCGCCACATTTTGGACAGTCTTTATCAGGCAAGTCAAATCCCGAGCCGACCGAACCATCATCGAAAAACTCGGAATGTTTGCAGTTCGGGCAAACGTAATGCGGCGGAAGCGGGTTTACCTCTGTAATTTCAGTCATCGTCGCAACAAACGATGAGCCAACTGAACCACGTGAACCGACAAGATAACCGTCATCGAGCGATTTTTTTACGAGTTTATGAGAGATTAAATAAATGACCGCAAAACCATGACCAATAATGCTTTTCAACTCTTTTTCTAACCGTTTTTCAACGATGTCTGGAAGCGGGTCCCCATAAATGCTCTTCGCTCGTTCGTAACTCATTCGCCGAATTTCTTCGTCCGCTCCTTCAATTTTTGGTGTGTACAACTCATCTTTAATCGGTTTCACTTCTCCAATGAGATCGGCAATTTTTTTTGTATTCGTAACAACAATTTCTTTTGCTTTTTGTTCACCAAGAAACGAAAATGCTTCTAACATTTCGTTTGTTGTACGAAAATGAACATTTGGCAGTTCATGACGATTTAACGGATTGCCACCTGATTGTGAATGAATTAAAATTTTACGATAAATTTTATCTTCTTGATTTATATAATGCACGTTTCCTGTCGCGACAACCGGAATGCCGAGCCGATCGCCAAGCTGCACAATGTTTGTAATAATTTCTTTTAGCGCTGCTTCGTCACGCACATATTCCATTTCAATAAGCGGAGCGTACACTTCTGGCGGATGTACTTCAAGAAAATCGTAAAACGATGCAATCGCCTCCGCTTCTTCGACCCCTTTTTGCATCATCGCTTCAAATAGTTCCCCTTTATCGCATCCTGATCCGACTAAAATACCTTCGCGATGTTGCTGTAGCACCGAACGTGGAATACGTGGAACGCGATAAAAATAATTCACGTGTGAAAGCGATACGAGTTTAAATAAATTTTTTAACCCTACTTCATTTTGGACAAGCAACGTGGCATGAAACGGTCGAGATCGTTGAAACGCTCCTTGCTCTTTTGACGCCTCGTTTAATTGATCCATGTATTGAATGCCTTTTTCATCAAGTTCTTTTAACAAATGAATGAGTAAATACCCTGTCGCTTCTGCGTCGTAAATCGCACGATGGTGTTGGGTTAATTCAATATTAAACTTTTTACAAAGCGTATTTAAACGATGGTTTTTTAAATCTGGATATAAGTAACGAGCGAGTTCAAGTGTGTCAATCACTGGATTCGTCACTTTGCCACGATTGATTTTCTTAAATCCTGCATTTAAAAAGCCAATATCAAATGTTGCATTATGGGCAACGAGCACGCAGTCATCGATCCAATGATAAAATTTTCTAATACCTCTTCGACGTCTGGTGCATCTTTTAACATATCATCTGTAATTTTTGTTAATTCAATAGTTGTCGCAGAAAGCGGATGATGCGGGTTAGCAAACGACTCAAAACGGTCGATAATTTCCCCGTTTTTGACTTTGACTGCCGCTAATTCAATAATTGTATCGTATACAGCCGAAAGCCCTGTTGTTTCCACGTCAAATACAACAAACGTATCATCCATGAGCCGTCGATGTGCTTCATTGTAAGCGATCGGTACACCGTCATCTACAATGTTTGCCTCTAACCCGTACAAAATTTTCACACTGTATTTTTTTCCTGCACTATACGCTTCCGGAAACGACTGAACGACGGCGTGATCTGTGACAGCAATCGCCTCATGCCCCCATTTTTTCGCTTGTTCAACGAGTTTTGTAATCGAGGCAACCGCATCCATTTGACTCATTTGTGTGTGAACATGCAATTCTACACGTTTTTCCTCGGCTGTATCTTGACGCTCGTTCGGCTTTATTTCATTTAAGTCGTTCGCAATGAGCACAAGATCGCGCACAAACGTATCGTTTTGCACGCTACCGCGCACTTTAACCCACATGCCTTTTTTTACACGTTGCATTAATTCCGCATCTTCTTTATCGCGTGAAAACATTTTTACAAGAATAGAGTTTGTATAATCCGTCATTTTTAACGTCAATAACGTACGGCCGCTTTTTAGTTCTTTTGCTTCGGCATCAAAGACGTATCCTTGTACGACGACACGACGTTCTTCTTCCACAATTTGATCGAGCGAGCGAATATGTTCTTCATCTTTAATTTGATAGCCAATTACAAGCGGGCCGCTTGCTTCGGTTATGTTTGTCTCTTCTTGTTTCGGCATCGCTTCCATCAATGCGGCTAACGCTCGTTCTTCATCTTCTTTTTGTTTTTGAGCTAAAAATTGTTCAAACTGTTGCGCATCATGTTTCACGTCCGCTTCTAATTGCAAATGTGGAAAACCAAACGATGCATACGTCTCAGTAAACGATGGCGCAAATCTTTTCTTTAGTGCAATCGCTTCTGCTTCATTGCGCGCTTGCACAATGACTTTCGTCCCCTTCACTTCCGGTTGTTGCTGTGTGAGTAACGAAAGAAGAGGGGAGTTTTGTTGAATCGTCTCAACAAAGAGCGGCCAATACAACACAATATCTTCGGGAGTAAACGTTTGATCCTCTGCTTCAATTGTACATTGCACGTGAGCGATATGACGAAATTGTTCGATTAATCGTTTACGAAATTCGGCATATACATTCGCTCGTAAAATCGTAGGAAATTGAAAATAAAAATGCCAACATTTCGTTTGTTTATTAACAACAACTTTGTTAATTCGTCCGTGCGCTAAATCGTTTGCGATACTCGAAGAAGTGAGCTGTAGTTGTTGTAGTAAAATAGAAAATCGTTCTTTTTGTTCTTCTCTCATCGTTGTTCGTTAAACCTCCCTTTTTTTGTACGTTGGTTGGGAGTGATAGACGACAGAAAGAGGGGAATCCCCCTCTCTGCCTTTTACAAATATCGGCGCAAAGTCTCCACTAATTGCGACACATGTACTTCTTCTGTTTCACCTGTTTTGCGAACTTTTACTTCAACAATTCCTTCACTTGCACGTTTTCCGACTGTTACACGCACAGGTAAGCCGATTAAATCGCTGTCAGCGAATTTCACGCCTGGACGCTCAGCACGATCGTCATACAACACTTCAAATCCTTCTTGTTGCAACTGTACGTACCATTCGTCTGCAAGTTCCCGTTGCTCGTCCACTTTCGGATTGACAGAAATGAGATGGACATGAAACGGAGCAACAGCTGTCGGCCAAATGAGACCATGCTCATCATTATATTGTTCAGCAATCGCTGCAAGCGTGCGAGAGACACCAATGCCATAGCAACCCATAATCATCGGTTGCGTACGCCCGTTTTCATCCAAGTATGTTGCATTCATCGCTTCGCTATAACGCGTGCCGAGTTTAAATACATGCCCTACTTCAATTCCGCGCGCAAAGCGAATCGTTCCTTTTCCATCTGGTGATGGATCTCCTTCTTGAATGAAACGAACATCCGCGTATTGCGCAACAAAATCACGATCCGGATTGACTCCCTTATAGTGATAGTGTGCTTCATTGGCCCCACATACGCCGTTGACAATCGCTTTTACCGCATGGTCCGCTAAAACGAGCACATCGTTACGGACACCGATTGGGCCAAGTGAACCGATTTCGCAATTCATCACTTGTTTCGTTTCTTCTGGTGTCGCTAATTCCACCACTGTTGCTTCTAATATATTTTTTACTTTCACATCATTTACTTCATGGTCACCACGCACAAGAACGAGCACATAGCGATCATCTACTTTAAATAATAACGACTTGATGCACTTTTCTTTTGGCACTTGAAGGAATTGACTTACTTCTTCAATTGTACGTTGTTCTGGTGTATGCACTTTCTCAAGCGGAGCATGCGGTTCATCACTTCGCTCATACGTCGTAATGACCGGTGCCATTTCAATGTTCGCAGCATAGTCAGACGAGTCTGAATATGCGATTGTATCCTCACCGACATCGGATAAAACCATAAATTCATGCGTATCTTTTCCACCCATCGCACCAGAATCAGCAATGACTGCACGGAAATTTAATCCGCAACGACGGAACACATTGGCATAAGCTTCGTACATTTTATTGTATACTTCATCTAAACTTTCGTGTGAAGCGTGAAATGAATATGCATCTTTCATAATAAACTCACGGCCACGAAGCAAACCGAAACGAGGACGTTTTTCGTCACGAAACTTTGTTTGAATTTGATAAAGCGTAAGCGGCAAACGTTTATACGATTTCACTTCATCGCGCACGAGTGCCGTAATGACTTCTTCATGAGTTGCGCCGAGCGCAAAGTCACGCTCGTGGCGATCTTTCAAACGCATTAATTCAGGTCCGTATGAATACCAACGACCTGACTCTTGCCACAACTCTGCTTGTTGAAGCGCTGGCATGAGTAGCTCTACCGCGCCTGCTCGCTCCATCTCTTCACGAATGATCGCCTCAATTTTTTGTAATACACGTTTACCAAGCGGCAAGAAGCTGTATACCCCGCTTGCGTTTTGACGAATAAAACCGGCACGGAGGAGAAGTTGATGACTT
It encodes:
- a CDS encoding proline--tRNA ligase, whose product is MKQSMSFIPTLREVPADAEIKSHQLLLRAGFIRQNASGVYSFLPLGKRVLQKIEAIIREEMERAGAVELLMPALQQAELWQESGRWYSYGPELMRLKDRHERDFALGATHEEVITALVRDEVKSYKRLPLTLYQIQTKFRDEKRPRFGLLRGREFIMKDAYSFHASHESLDEVYNKMYEAYANVFRRCGLNFRAVIADSGAMGGKDTHEFMVLSDVGEDTIAYSDSSDYAANIEMAPVITTYERSDEPHAPLEKVHTPEQRTIEEVSQFLQVPKEKCIKSLLFKVDDRYVLVLVRGDHEVNDVKVKNILEATVVELATPEETKQVMNCEIGSLGPIGVRNDVLVLADHAVKAIVNGVCGANEAHYHYKGVNPDRDFVAQYADVRFIQEGDPSPDGKGTIRFARGIEVGHVFKLGTRYSEAMNATYLDENGRTQPMIMGCYGIGVSRTLAAIAEQYNDEHGLIWPTAVAPFHVHLISVNPKVDEQRELADEWYVQLQQEGFEVLYDDRAERPGVKFADSDLIGLPVRVTVGKRASEGIVEVKVRKTGETEEVHVSQLVETLRRYL